From Cellulosimicrobium sp. ES-005, one genomic window encodes:
- a CDS encoding nitroreductase family deazaflavin-dependent oxidoreductase: MPIPRWVTRSNKRFLNPVMLRVATGVGPMAVARHVGRRSGRVYRTPVFAFAYRDAPGEPVRVVLALTYGPDVDWVRNVDAAGGFVLERRGEEFRVEDLRRVTGEDGLRLLPGWTSAVLRRTGVDEFRTGRLLRASTATSA; this comes from the coding sequence ATGCCGATCCCTCGCTGGGTGACCCGCAGCAACAAGCGCTTCCTCAACCCCGTGATGCTGCGCGTCGCGACCGGCGTCGGGCCGATGGCGGTCGCGCGCCACGTGGGCCGACGCAGCGGCCGCGTCTACCGCACGCCCGTCTTCGCGTTCGCGTACCGCGACGCGCCGGGAGAGCCGGTCCGCGTCGTCCTCGCGCTCACGTACGGGCCGGACGTCGACTGGGTGCGCAACGTCGACGCCGCGGGCGGGTTCGTGCTGGAGCGGCGGGGCGAGGAGTTCCGCGTCGAGGACCTGCGCCGCGTCACGGGCGAGGACGGGCTGCGGCTCCTGCCCGGCTGGACGAGCGCCGTCCTGCGCCGCACAGGGGTGGACGAGTTCCGGACCGGGAGACTGCTGCGGGCGTCGACCGCGACGTCCGCCTAG
- a CDS encoding HhH-GPD-type base excision DNA repair protein, translating into MTDQLWITGDPDADALLSDDAFALLVGMLLDQQYPMEHAFAGPRKIRDRLGSIDPRAVAEADPDAFVTLATTPPAIHRYGRSMAARVQDLARVVVDEYDGDATRIWTAPGAGDDGTAAPTGAEVLARLRALPGYGDQKARIFLALLGKQRGVQPAGWREAAGHYGDEGSRRSIADVTSAESLAEVRTFKKAQKAAAKAAKA; encoded by the coding sequence ATGACCGACCAGCTCTGGATCACCGGCGACCCCGACGCGGACGCGCTCCTCAGCGACGACGCCTTCGCCCTCCTCGTCGGCATGCTCCTCGACCAGCAGTACCCCATGGAGCACGCGTTCGCGGGACCGCGCAAGATCCGCGACCGCCTCGGCTCCATCGACCCGCGCGCCGTCGCGGAGGCGGACCCCGACGCGTTCGTCACGCTCGCGACGACGCCCCCGGCCATCCACCGGTACGGGCGCTCCATGGCGGCCCGGGTGCAGGACCTGGCGCGCGTCGTCGTCGACGAGTACGACGGCGACGCGACCCGGATCTGGACCGCGCCCGGCGCCGGCGACGACGGCACGGCGGCGCCGACCGGCGCGGAGGTCCTCGCCCGGCTGCGCGCGCTGCCCGGGTACGGCGACCAGAAGGCCCGGATCTTCCTCGCGCTGCTCGGCAAGCAGCGCGGCGTGCAGCCGGCGGGATGGCGGGAGGCGGCGGGCCACTACGGCGACGAGGGGTCGCGCCGGTCCATCGCCGACGTCACGAGCGCGGAGTCGCTCGCGGAGGTCCGCACGTTCAAGAAGGCGCAGAAGGCCGCGGCGAAGGCCGCGAAGGCCTGA
- a CDS encoding metallophosphoesterase, with the protein MPTRLLLLSDTHVPVRARALPDQVWRAVDDADVVVHAGDWVSADLLDALEARASRLVGVAGNNDGPALHARLPEVARATIDGLRLVVVHETGTKQGRERRADAAFPGADLLVFGHSHVPWDTTSPGGLRLLNPGSPTDRRRQPVGTYLTAVVDDGVLRDVALVPVPR; encoded by the coding sequence GTGCCGACCCGCCTGCTCCTGCTGAGCGACACCCACGTCCCCGTCCGGGCGCGGGCGCTCCCGGACCAGGTGTGGCGCGCGGTCGACGACGCCGACGTCGTGGTGCACGCGGGCGACTGGGTGAGCGCCGACCTGCTGGACGCGCTGGAGGCGCGGGCGTCCCGGCTGGTCGGGGTCGCCGGCAACAACGACGGCCCCGCGCTGCACGCGCGTCTGCCCGAGGTGGCGCGCGCGACGATCGACGGGCTGCGGCTCGTCGTCGTGCACGAGACGGGGACGAAGCAGGGGCGCGAGCGGCGCGCCGACGCCGCGTTCCCGGGCGCGGACCTCCTGGTCTTCGGGCACAGCCACGTCCCGTGGGACACGACCTCGCCGGGCGGGCTGCGGCTCCTCAACCCCGGGTCGCCGACGGACCGCCGTCGTCAGCCGGTCGGGACGTACCTCACGGCCGTCGTCGACGACGGCGTGCTCCGGGACGTCGCGCTCGTGCCGGTGCCGCGGTGA
- a CDS encoding AraC family transcriptional regulator, translating to MDVVAGLLDGPRARGAFLLRSHLRAPWGMRIEDEAPLTIVPVLRGSGWVGPVVGDDGADPGEHVGAGDVVLLRGPDHYVVADAPTTAPQVVIGPESDMCRAVDGGPSPMTVLGVRSWGNDPGGETVIITGTYPLDGEVGRRVLRVLPQRVVLRSGDVDGTLVEMLAREVVQDLPGQEAVLDRLLDLLLISCLRTWLSRDDAPGWYRADADPVVGAALRLIHHDPARAWTVDALAREVGLSRAAFSRRFTTLVGEPPMSYLTGWRLDLAADLLLEPDATLTSVARAVGYATPFALSAAFKRVRGVSPAAHRARAGAA from the coding sequence ATGGACGTCGTCGCCGGGCTCCTCGACGGGCCGCGCGCCCGCGGCGCCTTCCTCCTGCGCAGCCACCTCCGGGCCCCGTGGGGCATGCGCATCGAGGACGAGGCGCCGCTGACGATCGTGCCCGTGCTGCGCGGCTCGGGCTGGGTCGGGCCGGTCGTGGGCGACGACGGCGCGGACCCGGGCGAGCACGTCGGGGCGGGGGACGTCGTCCTGCTGCGCGGCCCCGACCACTACGTCGTGGCGGACGCGCCGACGACCGCGCCCCAGGTGGTCATCGGGCCCGAGTCCGACATGTGCCGTGCGGTCGACGGCGGGCCCTCCCCCATGACGGTGCTCGGCGTGCGGTCGTGGGGCAACGACCCCGGTGGCGAGACCGTCATCATCACGGGCACCTACCCGCTCGACGGCGAGGTGGGCCGTCGCGTCCTGCGCGTCCTGCCGCAGCGCGTGGTGCTGCGCAGCGGCGACGTCGACGGGACGCTCGTGGAGATGCTCGCGCGCGAGGTCGTCCAGGACCTGCCCGGGCAGGAGGCGGTGCTCGACCGCCTGCTCGACCTCCTCCTCATCTCGTGCCTGCGCACGTGGCTCTCGCGCGACGACGCACCCGGCTGGTACCGCGCCGACGCGGATCCGGTGGTCGGCGCGGCGCTGCGCCTCATCCACCACGACCCGGCCCGCGCCTGGACCGTGGACGCGCTCGCGCGCGAGGTCGGGCTGTCGCGCGCGGCGTTCTCGCGGCGCTTCACCACGCTCGTCGGCGAGCCGCCGATGAGCTACCTCACCGGCTGGCGCCTCGACCTCGCGGCGGACCTCCTGCTGGAGCCCGACGCCACCCTGACGTCGGTCGCACGCGCGGTCGGGTACGCGACGCCGTTCGCGCTGAGCGCCGCCTTCAAGCGCGTGCGCGGCGTGAGCCCCGCCGCGCACCGGGCGCGCGCGGGCGCCGCCTGA
- a CDS encoding AI-2E family transporter → MTTTTSRAPALPPSTRTLLALAAGVVVLAGVHTAREVLAPLLLAAVIVIICHPVRFPLERRGWPRWAATTAVVVVAYLILAVLVAMLVFAGFRFADLVREYLPALVRSVEDVVDQLSAVGIDTDVAEAATSWLEPARVLSLAGNVSGMALGIATAFFFVLAYAIFMAADAARYSTATTVFGTERAATIDRAARFSGGVRRYFVVNASFGAVVAIVDGVALWLLSVPAPTVWAILAFVTNFIPNIGFVLGLVPPAIMAFVVGGWQLALAVVAVYCVVNVVLQVLVQPKFVADAVNLSLTLSFVSVVFWTFVIGPLGAILAIPLTLLVRALVLEPDPGSGWLRWLSGDDVSRARGTDPAPGAAEIDGPTAAERVEAPSPRDAETERDPQVQPEGSAADDAPAPETA, encoded by the coding sequence GTGACCACGACGACGTCGCGCGCCCCGGCGCTGCCACCCTCCACCCGCACGCTGCTGGCTCTCGCGGCGGGCGTCGTCGTGCTCGCCGGCGTCCACACGGCGCGGGAGGTGCTCGCGCCGCTGCTCCTCGCGGCCGTGATCGTCATCATCTGCCACCCCGTGCGGTTCCCGCTCGAGCGCCGGGGCTGGCCGCGGTGGGCCGCGACGACGGCGGTCGTCGTGGTCGCCTACCTCATCCTCGCCGTGCTCGTCGCGATGCTGGTGTTCGCGGGCTTCCGGTTCGCCGACCTGGTGCGCGAGTACCTGCCGGCGCTCGTGCGCTCGGTCGAGGACGTCGTCGACCAGCTCTCCGCCGTCGGGATCGACACGGACGTCGCGGAGGCGGCGACGTCGTGGCTGGAGCCCGCCCGGGTCCTCAGCCTCGCCGGGAACGTGTCGGGCATGGCGCTCGGCATCGCGACGGCCTTCTTCTTCGTGCTCGCCTACGCGATCTTCATGGCGGCGGACGCAGCGCGGTACTCGACCGCGACCACGGTGTTCGGCACCGAGCGCGCCGCGACGATCGACCGCGCGGCCCGGTTCAGCGGCGGCGTGCGGCGCTACTTCGTCGTCAACGCGTCGTTCGGCGCGGTCGTCGCGATCGTCGACGGCGTCGCGCTCTGGCTGCTCTCCGTCCCCGCGCCGACGGTGTGGGCGATCCTCGCGTTCGTCACGAACTTCATCCCCAACATCGGCTTCGTGCTCGGCCTCGTGCCGCCCGCGATCATGGCGTTCGTCGTCGGGGGGTGGCAGCTCGCGCTCGCCGTCGTCGCGGTCTACTGCGTCGTGAACGTCGTGCTCCAGGTGCTCGTTCAGCCCAAGTTCGTGGCGGACGCCGTGAACCTCAGCCTGACCCTCAGCTTCGTCTCCGTCGTGTTCTGGACGTTCGTCATCGGTCCGCTCGGCGCGATCCTCGCGATCCCGCTCACGCTCCTCGTGCGCGCGCTCGTCCTGGAGCCCGACCCCGGCTCGGGCTGGCTGCGCTGGCTCTCCGGCGACGACGTGTCCCGCGCCCGTGGGACGGACCCGGCGCCCGGCGCGGCGGAAATCGACGGTCCGACCGCGGCGGAGCGTGTCGAGGCGCCCTCGCCCCGGGACGCGGAGACCGAGCGTGACCCTCAGGTCCAGCCTGAGGGTTCGGCGGCGGACGACGCGCCTGCCCCGGAGACGGCGTAG
- a CDS encoding VOC family protein — MAHGDITHIDIPVSDSGRATQFYGELFGWQIAEVPGFEGYPMWQAPNKISGGGLAPRSEGFTTPRSYVEVDSIEDTLAKVRELGGRVVLEKSEISPTSWWAAFEDADGNQIGLYEGTTDAG; from the coding sequence ATGGCGCACGGAGACATCACGCACATCGACATCCCGGTGAGCGACAGCGGCCGGGCCACGCAGTTCTACGGCGAGCTCTTCGGCTGGCAGATCGCGGAGGTCCCGGGCTTCGAGGGCTACCCCATGTGGCAGGCGCCGAACAAGATCAGCGGCGGCGGTCTCGCCCCGCGGTCCGAGGGGTTCACCACCCCGCGCAGCTACGTCGAGGTCGACTCGATCGAGGACACGCTCGCGAAGGTGCGCGAGCTCGGGGGCCGTGTGGTCCTGGAGAAGTCCGAGATCAGCCCGACGTCGTGGTGGGCGGCGTTCGAGGACGCCGACGGGAACCAGATCGGCCTCTACGAGGGCACGACGGACGCGGGCTGA
- a CDS encoding anthrone oxygenase family protein, which produces MSAFAVLVVAGAVATGLAGGVLFAFSTFVMGGLRRLPAADGAAAMVAINEDALRPPLMLLLAASVLVPAAAAVVGLVGGSPGAVRALAGAVVSAVGILGVTAVGNVPLNERLDAAAERPADLAAAWAAFLPRWLAWNHVRTVAGAVATALLAVALV; this is translated from the coding sequence GTGAGCGCCTTCGCGGTGCTCGTCGTCGCGGGTGCGGTCGCGACGGGGCTCGCGGGCGGGGTGCTCTTCGCGTTCTCCACGTTCGTGATGGGCGGGCTGCGCCGCCTCCCCGCCGCCGACGGGGCCGCGGCCATGGTCGCGATCAACGAGGACGCGCTGCGCCCGCCGCTGATGCTCCTGCTCGCGGCCAGCGTGCTCGTGCCCGCCGCGGCGGCCGTCGTCGGCCTGGTCGGCGGGTCGCCCGGCGCGGTGCGGGCGCTCGCGGGCGCGGTGGTCTCCGCTGTCGGGATCCTCGGCGTCACGGCCGTGGGCAACGTCCCGCTCAACGAGCGTCTCGACGCGGCGGCGGAGCGGCCCGCGGACCTCGCCGCCGCGTGGGCCGCGTTCCTCCCGCGCTGGCTCGCGTGGAACCACGTGCGGACCGTCGCCGGCGCGGTGGCGACCGCGCTGCTGGCGGTCGCGCTCGTCTGA
- a CDS encoding TIGR03667 family PPOX class F420-dependent oxidoreductase, with amino-acid sequence MPAIDTTSDLGSRAATRLAAEPVLWFVTVDPHDAPQPTPVWFVWDGADEVVVKSQPRTAKLRNVRGNHRVAVHLNSTRSGDDVVVLTGTAAIDDAGLSPDERVAYDAKYGEGIRGLGMTPDGFHEDYSVTVRVRLERLRGY; translated from the coding sequence GTGCCCGCGATCGACACCACGTCCGACCTGGGCTCGCGCGCCGCGACCCGTCTCGCCGCCGAGCCGGTCCTGTGGTTCGTGACCGTCGACCCGCACGACGCCCCCCAGCCGACCCCCGTGTGGTTCGTGTGGGACGGTGCGGACGAGGTCGTGGTCAAGTCCCAGCCCCGCACCGCGAAGCTGCGCAACGTCCGCGGGAACCACCGCGTCGCGGTGCACCTCAACAGCACCCGGTCGGGGGACGACGTCGTCGTCCTCACCGGCACCGCCGCGATCGACGACGCCGGCCTCTCACCCGACGAGCGCGTCGCGTACGACGCGAAGTACGGCGAGGGGATCCGCGGCCTCGGCATGACTCCCGACGGCTTCCACGAGGACTACTCCGTCACCGTGCGCGTCCGTCTGGAGCGCCTCCGCGGCTACTGA
- a CDS encoding putative F420-0 ABC transporter ATP-binding protein: protein MSGTTRTTAHAAPPVGADAVPDRLGDGTSPSGRDGTDGLDATRVSWSVDGRLILDGVDCTAPAGAVSGLLGPNGSGKSTLLRVLAGVRAPSTGPDDAARARFDGADLLTMPRRRRARVLALVEQDATTDLPLSVLDAVLLGRIPHRSLLAGDSAHDREVAAAALARAGMSGFAEREVATLSGGERQRVHLARALAQEPALLLLDEPTNHLDIAAQLDTMRVLRDLADDGVTVLAALHDLNLAAQTCDHVVVLADGRVVAAGDVREVLVPEVLDPVYGVRCEVLTHPRTGRPVLTFAPRD, encoded by the coding sequence ATGAGCGGGACGACGCGCACGACGGCGCACGCGGCTCCCCCGGTCGGCGCCGACGCCGTGCCGGACCGCCTCGGCGACGGGACCAGCCCGTCCGGTCGCGACGGCACGGACGGGCTCGACGCCACACGCGTGTCCTGGTCCGTCGACGGTCGCCTGATCCTCGACGGCGTCGACTGCACCGCTCCGGCCGGCGCGGTGAGCGGGCTGCTCGGGCCCAACGGCTCCGGCAAGTCGACCCTCCTGCGCGTGCTCGCGGGGGTGCGCGCCCCGTCCACGGGGCCCGACGACGCCGCGCGGGCGCGCTTCGACGGCGCGGACCTGCTCACGATGCCGCGGCGGCGACGCGCGCGCGTGCTCGCGCTCGTCGAGCAGGACGCGACGACCGACCTCCCGCTCTCCGTGCTCGACGCCGTCCTGCTGGGCCGCATCCCCCACCGATCGCTCCTGGCGGGCGACTCCGCGCACGACCGGGAGGTGGCCGCCGCGGCGCTCGCCCGCGCCGGGATGTCCGGCTTCGCCGAGCGGGAGGTCGCGACCCTCTCCGGCGGCGAGCGCCAGCGCGTGCACCTGGCGCGCGCGCTCGCGCAGGAGCCCGCGCTGCTCCTGCTCGACGAGCCGACCAACCACCTCGACATCGCCGCGCAGCTCGACACGATGCGCGTCCTGCGCGACCTCGCCGACGACGGGGTGACCGTCCTCGCCGCGCTCCACGACCTCAACCTCGCGGCGCAGACGTGCGACCACGTCGTCGTGCTGGCGGACGGGCGGGTCGTCGCCGCGGGCGACGTGCGCGAGGTCCTGGTCCCCGAGGTGCTCGACCCGGTCTACGGCGTGCGGTGCGAGGTGCTCACCCACCCCCGGACGGGCCGACCCGTCCTCACGTTCGCGCCGCGGGACTGA
- a CDS encoding CoA-binding protein, with translation MSDVAAAAPADEQETIRRVLEGTETWAVVGLSNNTSRAAYGVARVLQQHGKRIVPVHPSAETVHDEQGYATLADVPFPVDVVDVFVRSELAGDVADQAVAIGAKAVWFQLDVIDEDAAQRVRDAGLDMVMDRCPAIELPRLAATTTKEA, from the coding sequence ATGAGCGACGTCGCAGCGGCCGCGCCGGCCGACGAGCAGGAGACCATCCGTCGGGTGCTCGAGGGCACCGAGACCTGGGCCGTCGTCGGCCTGTCGAACAACACGTCGCGCGCTGCGTACGGCGTGGCGCGCGTGCTCCAGCAGCACGGCAAGCGCATCGTCCCCGTCCACCCGTCCGCGGAGACCGTGCACGACGAGCAGGGCTACGCCACGCTCGCGGACGTCCCGTTCCCGGTCGACGTCGTCGACGTGTTCGTGCGCTCCGAGCTCGCGGGCGACGTCGCCGACCAGGCCGTCGCGATCGGCGCGAAGGCGGTCTGGTTCCAGCTCGACGTGATCGACGAGGACGCCGCGCAGCGCGTGCGCGACGCCGGGCTCGACATGGTCATGGACCGCTGCCCCGCGATCGAGCTGCCGCGCCTGGCCGCGACCACCACGAAGGAGGCGTGA
- a CDS encoding chitinase produces MFRRKLLTLATTTALAVGAAVGLAAQPASAATPIPDHVFSPYYEMWLGDDISAVSQQAGADHITLAFAQTERQGSCTLYWNGDTSLPIAPSSFGAQVDAIQARGGNVIPSLGGWTADDATEDGQLTELADSCTDVNAIAAQIQKLITTYDVERIDFDIEADSINSSAGVDRRNKALKIVQDWAKANGRTFEVQYTLPTTTQGLAASGKNLLRNAVTNGVEVSVVNVMTFDYWEGDRANMAQDTVTATTGLVSFLKTIYPSKTDAQLWNMVGITEMIGVSDWGVGETFSLANADSVLAFARQKGVAYLSFWALHRDTGGCAGAQTTQDDCSGLAQQKFEFSKKFAPFTSGATDPTDPTDPTDPTDPTDPTDPTCTAAPWSASQVYVAGTTASFEGHTWKAKWWTLGEKPGAATWGPWADLGAC; encoded by the coding sequence ATGTTCCGAAGGAAGCTGCTCACGCTCGCGACCACGACGGCGCTCGCCGTCGGCGCGGCCGTCGGCCTCGCCGCGCAGCCGGCGTCCGCCGCGACGCCGATCCCCGACCACGTGTTCTCGCCGTACTACGAGATGTGGCTGGGCGACGACATCAGCGCGGTGTCCCAGCAGGCCGGCGCCGACCACATCACGCTGGCGTTCGCCCAGACCGAGCGGCAGGGGTCGTGCACGCTCTACTGGAACGGCGACACGTCGCTGCCGATCGCGCCGTCGAGCTTCGGCGCCCAGGTGGACGCGATCCAGGCGCGCGGCGGCAACGTGATCCCGTCCCTCGGCGGCTGGACCGCGGACGACGCGACCGAGGACGGGCAGCTCACGGAGCTGGCGGACTCGTGCACGGACGTCAACGCGATCGCGGCGCAGATCCAGAAGCTGATCACGACCTACGACGTCGAGCGCATCGACTTCGACATCGAGGCGGACTCGATCAACAGCAGCGCCGGGGTGGACCGTCGCAACAAGGCGCTGAAGATCGTCCAGGACTGGGCCAAGGCCAACGGCCGGACGTTCGAGGTGCAGTACACGCTGCCGACCACGACGCAGGGCCTGGCCGCGTCGGGCAAGAACCTGCTGCGCAACGCCGTGACGAACGGCGTCGAGGTCTCGGTCGTCAACGTCATGACGTTCGACTACTGGGAGGGCGACCGCGCGAACATGGCGCAGGACACCGTCACCGCGACGACCGGCCTGGTGAGCTTCCTCAAGACGATCTACCCGTCGAAGACGGACGCGCAGCTCTGGAACATGGTCGGCATCACGGAGATGATCGGCGTCTCCGACTGGGGCGTGGGGGAGACGTTCTCCCTCGCGAACGCGGACTCGGTGCTCGCCTTCGCGCGGCAGAAGGGCGTCGCCTACCTGTCGTTCTGGGCACTGCACCGCGACACCGGCGGCTGTGCCGGCGCGCAGACGACGCAGGACGACTGCTCCGGGCTGGCGCAGCAGAAGTTCGAGTTCTCGAAGAAGTTCGCGCCGTTCACCTCCGGCGCGACGGACCCGACAGACCCGACGGACCCCACCGACCCGACGGACCCCACCGACCCGACCGACCCGACCTGCACGGCGGCGCCGTGGAGCGCGTCGCAGGTGTACGTGGCCGGGACGACGGCGTCCTTCGAGGGGCACACGTGGAAGGCCAAGTGGTGGACGCTCGGGGAGAAGCCCGGCGCCGCGACCTGGGGCCCGTGGGCCGACCTCGGCGCGTGCTGA
- a CDS encoding NAD(P)H-binding protein: MSATTPNPVPASTDTPTAAPAPGPVLVLGATGKTGRRVADRLDALGLPVRRASRSGAVRFDWEDETTWRPAVAGAEAVYAVYVPDLAIPGSPETVARFAALAREAGVRRLVLLSGRGEVEAQRAEVLVAEAFPGRTVVRCAFFDQNFSESFLLDPVLDGVLALPVDRVAEPFVDLEDVADVAVAALVDDAHAGRVYELTGPRAITFAEAVAEIARASGHDVRFAPITMDEFVAGLRAIGLPDDVVGLMRYLFTEVLDGRGTPVADGVRQALGREPRDFREFAVREAATWPATVTSTSGQPS, from the coding sequence ATGAGCGCTACGACACCGAACCCGGTTCCCGCCTCGACCGACACCCCGACCGCTGCCCCGGCCCCCGGTCCGGTCCTGGTCCTCGGCGCGACGGGCAAGACCGGCCGCCGGGTCGCCGACCGCCTCGACGCCCTCGGGCTCCCCGTGCGGCGCGCGTCCCGCTCCGGGGCCGTCCGCTTCGACTGGGAGGACGAGACCACGTGGCGCCCCGCGGTCGCCGGGGCCGAGGCGGTGTACGCGGTCTACGTGCCCGACCTCGCGATCCCGGGCTCCCCGGAGACCGTCGCCCGGTTCGCGGCGCTCGCCCGGGAGGCGGGGGTGCGCCGCCTCGTCCTGCTCTCCGGTCGCGGCGAGGTCGAGGCACAGCGCGCGGAGGTGCTGGTCGCCGAGGCGTTCCCCGGCCGCACCGTGGTCCGGTGCGCGTTCTTCGACCAGAACTTCAGCGAGAGCTTCCTGCTCGATCCCGTGCTCGACGGCGTCCTCGCGCTCCCGGTGGACCGGGTCGCCGAGCCGTTCGTCGACCTCGAGGACGTCGCCGACGTCGCGGTCGCTGCTCTCGTCGACGACGCGCACGCCGGCCGGGTCTACGAGCTCACCGGGCCGCGTGCGATCACGTTCGCCGAGGCGGTGGCGGAGATCGCGAGGGCGAGCGGGCACGACGTGCGGTTCGCGCCGATCACCATGGACGAGTTCGTCGCGGGGCTGCGGGCGATCGGGCTGCCCGACGACGTCGTGGGCCTCATGCGCTACCTCTTCACCGAGGTGCTCGACGGCCGCGGGACCCCGGTCGCCGACGGCGTCCGGCAGGCGTTGGGCCGCGAGCCGCGCGACTTCCGCGAGTTCGCGGTGCGCGAGGCCGCGACCTGGCCGGCGACGGTCACGTCGACGTCCGGGCAGCCCTCGTGA